A genomic stretch from bacterium includes:
- a CDS encoding type II toxin-antitoxin system HicA family toxin, with translation MPRKIRELIRDLQKAGFVDRGGKGDHRNFTHPNVTKPITISGKEGDDAKHYQEKAVRLAIEEAKK, from the coding sequence ATGCCAAGGAAGATTAGGGAGCTCATAAGAGATTTACAAAAAGCAGGTTTTGTTGACAGAGGTGGCAAAGGAGATCATCGTAACTTTACTCATCCAAATGTCACGAAGCCGATTACTATTTCAGGGAAAGAAGGCGATGACGCAAAGCACTATCAAGAAAAAGCTGTCCGCCTTGCCATAGAGGAGGCTAAGAAATGA
- a CDS encoding type II toxin-antitoxin system HicB family antitoxin has translation MNEESRYVKIVEWSDEDGCFIGSCPELFYGGCHGDNEYRVFDELCQIVAETIRIYRQDGKPLPSPLSGRELVNTLQKVA, from the coding sequence ATGAATGAAGAATCTAGATATGTAAAGATTGTGGAGTGGTCTGATGAAGATGGGTGCTTCATAGGCAGTTGTCCAGAGCTTTTCTACGGAGGGTGCCATGGAGATAATGAATACAGGGTTTTCGACGAGTTATGCCAGATTGTAGCAGAAACGATAAGAATTTATCGACAGGATGGTAAACCGCTACCTTCTCCACTTTCTGGTAGAGAGTTGGTGAATACACTCCAGAAGGTTGCCTAA